In Winkia neuii, a genomic segment contains:
- a CDS encoding helix-turn-helix domain-containing protein — protein sequence MEPRFYTISDVADLLALSEQGVRAMIKSGELPAIQVGGRKQWRIEKSVLEDYIQNAYAASAEKAKNL from the coding sequence ATGGAACCTAGATTTTACACAATCTCTGACGTGGCCGATTTACTTGCCCTTTCAGAGCAAGGGGTCCGTGCCATGATCAAATCGGGCGAACTTCCAGCCATCCAAGTTGGCGGACGCAAGCAGTGGAGGATAGAGAAGTCTGTCCTCGAAGACTACATTCAGAATGCATACGCAGCCTCAGCGGAAAAAGCTAAAAACCTCTAA